The stretch of DNA AAGCTTGATGGCGGGGCAAAATTCGAGGACGTAGCAAAAGAATATTCAACTGATACAGCGTCAGCACAAAATGGCGGAGATTTAGGTTGGTTCGGTACTGGAAAAATGGACCCTGACTTTGAAAAAGCTGCATATGCGCTTAAAGTCAATGAAATTAGTGCACCAGTGAAAAGTCAATTCGGTTATCACATCATCCAATTAACGGATAAAAAAGAGAAAAAATCATATGAAGATATGAAGAATGAAATTGAATATCAAGTTAAATCATCTAAATTAACAAGTGAATCAATTAATAAAGCAATGCAACGTGAACTAAAAGCTGCTAATGTAAAAGTTAGTGATAAAGATTTAAAGGACGCTCTTAAACCACAAACTTCTGCAGCTCCACAACAATAAAAAGACAAAGGAGAGACTCAATTTTTGAGTCTCTCCTTTCTTATTCCCCCGTAGCCTTTAATTCTTCTCTTTGTTCCTTTTCTCTTTCTAAGCGTTTGATATAAATTTCCCCTTCTTGTTCAATGCTTTCAAGTTCTAGTTTTCGCTCTTCACGTCCCGTTTTTATGGCCATCAATGCACTTATCACAATTCCAACCACGACTGCATAAATCCAAATAGGTATAGTCATTATTATTGCTCCCTTCCTTTGTGGTTGTCCACTTTTTATTACAACTTATTCATTCTAAGGAAGAAATATTCTTCTCTTATAGCAAAAAAAATAACCCTATTTGGGTTATTTATGGAAAACGGGCTTATAAAATGAACGATTATCCAATGCAAAAATCCGCTCTGTAAATTCTCCAGGCTTTACCCTTTCTAAGGCACGATCAAGCATATTCATTTTTGCATCCAGATTATCTATATAATGAAGAATTTCTGCTTCTTTGATCAATGGTGGTTTCGGACTCCCCCACTCGGCTTTCCCGTGATGGCTTAGGACAAGATGCTGTAAGATGAGTACTTCTTCTCCTGAGATCCCTAATTCCTCCGCAGCCTTGCCAATTTCATTGATCATAATTGTGATATGTCCAAGTAAGTTACCTTCAATAGTATAAACCGTTGAAATAGGACCAGATAACTCCATCACCTTTCCCATATCATGCAGGATTACACCTGCATATAGCAAGTCCTTATCGAGGCTTGGATACAGTGAAGCGATAGCTTTGGCCAAATCAAGCATGCTTACCACGTGAAAGGCGAGACCGGAAACAAATTCATGATGATTTTTTGTTGCTGCAGGATATTCCAAAAATGCCTTTTGGTGTTTCTTAATTAAATGACGAGTAATCCTTTGAATGTTAGGATTTTTCATTTCGAAAATATATTGA from Bacillus sp. SLBN-46 encodes:
- the yhaM gene encoding 3'-5' exoribonuclease YhaM gives rise to the protein MSKGILNYDVGEQVELFLLIKSSTKGIASNGKPFLTLILQDQSGEIEAKLWDANDEDEKNYAAQNIVKIMGDVQNYRGKSQLKIRQIRKTGPADGVKLDDFLETAPLSQEEMVGKLTQYIFEMKNPNIQRITRHLIKKHQKAFLEYPAATKNHHEFVSGLAFHVVSMLDLAKAIASLYPSLDKDLLYAGVILHDMGKVMELSGPISTVYTIEGNLLGHITIMINEIGKAAEELGISGEEVLILQHLVLSHHGKAEWGSPKPPLIKEAEILHYIDNLDAKMNMLDRALERVKPGEFTERIFALDNRSFYKPVFHK
- a CDS encoding sporulation YhaL family protein encodes the protein MTIPIWIYAVVVGIVISALMAIKTGREERKLELESIEQEGEIYIKRLEREKEQREELKATGE